One window from the genome of Elaeis guineensis isolate ETL-2024a chromosome 5, EG11, whole genome shotgun sequence encodes:
- the LOC105044966 gene encoding LOW QUALITY PROTEIN: WAT1-related protein At1g09380 (The sequence of the model RefSeq protein was modified relative to this genomic sequence to represent the inferred CDS: inserted 1 base in 1 codon), protein MGGDCTPTLAMVLVQVGFAGLNVVSKLALDDGMSPYVMIAYRQIVATLFISPIAFFLERKTRMAISGKIIFQIFLCSLFGATMNQLLYFIGLKYSTPTIASALNNMLPAITFIMAVPFRIETIGIRTLAGQAKVIGTMLCVGGSMEMTLYKGSLVKIWSSHVHWRYAENMTSSSGSDGGHNMALGAALVIASCTTWAIWFIIQAKMSESFSXPYTSSALLCFMAAIQCLVIGAGVERKLSAWSLGWDIRLAASLYIGIAGSGLAVSLMSWCIEKKGPLYVSMFSPLQLVVVAVLGWAILDEKLYVGSVAGSILIVAGLYFVLWGKRRELKKLSNIGGKNMEEELEEGGGSTLAIGMPMCCSPGLEARDGQPQEIGVKVSEVAVEFEVSHGSTNEKNA, encoded by the exons ATGGGTGGTGATTGCACCCCTACCTTGGCCATGGTGTTGGTTCAAGTGGGCTTTGCCGGCTTGAACGTGGTGTCGAAGCTGGCCCTCGACGACGGCATGAGCCCTTACGTGATGATCGCCTACCGTCAGATCGTCGCCACCCTCTTCATCTCCCCTATCGCCTTCTTCCTTGAGAG AAAAACTCGCATGGCGATTTCGGGCAAAATTATTTTCCAGATTTTCCTGTGCTCGTTATTCGG TGCTACAATGAATCAGCTATTATACTTCATTGGGCTCAAATATTCGACGCCTACGATTGCATCTGCCCTCAACAACATGCTGCCGGCCATCACGTTCATCATGGCCGTTCCTTTCAG GATTGAGACAATAGGGATTCGAACGTTAGCAGGGCAAGCGAAGGTGATTGGGACAATGCTATGCGTAGGTGGCTCCATGGAGATGACCCTTTACAAAGGAAGTCTTGTGAAGATTTGGTCGTCCCACGTCCACTGGAGGTATGCCGAGAACATGACATCTAGCAGTGGCTCCGATGGTGGACACAACATGGCCCTTGGGGCCGCTTTGGTTATCGCTAGCTGCACAACTTGGGCTATCTGGTTCATTATTCAG GCTAAGATGAGTGAAAGCTTCT TCCCTTATACAAGCTCAGCTTTATTGTGCTTCATGGCGGCCATTCAGTGCTTGGTTATTGGAGCTGGGGTGGAGAGGAAGCTCTCAGCATGGAGCCTTGGTTGGGACATCAGACTGGCAGCTTCACTTTACATT GGCATAGCTGGCTCAGGGTTAGCAGTTTCACTGATGTCCTGGTGCATAGAGAAGAAAGGACCCCTGTATGTATCAATGTTCAGCCCACTGCAGCTCGTTGTCGTCGCAGTCCTTGGATGGGCAATCCTTGATGAGAAGCTCTACGTTGGAAG TGTTGCAGGCTCAATCCTAATAGTGGCAGGACTCTACTTTGTTCTTTGGGGGAAGAGAAGAGAACTGAAGAAGCTGAGCAACATAGGTGGGAAGAACATGGAAGAGGAGCTTGAGGAAGGAGGAGGCAGTACTCTAGCCATTGGCATGCCCATGTGTTGCAGTCCTGGTCTTGAGGCCCGAGATGGCCAACCTCAAGAAATTGGAGTAAAAGTATCAGAAGTCGCAGTAGAATTTGAGGTTTCTCATGGGTCAACGAATGAGAAGAATGCATAG
- the LOC105044967 gene encoding LOW QUALITY PROTEIN: ABC transporter I family member 20 (The sequence of the model RefSeq protein was modified relative to this genomic sequence to represent the inferred CDS: substituted 2 bases at 2 genomic stop codons), with translation MAEQNGKAATGGAAVVVEVNNLRFTYPGIDGHPPPGSKPIIDDFSLSLRAGDRCLLVGSNGAGKTTILKILGGKHMVEPEMVRVLGRSAFHDTALTSSGDLSYLGGEWRRDVAFAGFEVTIQMDVSAQKMIYGVSGIDPQRREEXLRLLVIVTLGFRYXSSWRMHKASDGQRRRVQICMGLLRPFKVLLLDEITVDLDVLARANLLRYLKKECAERGATIIYATHIFDGLEDWPSHIVYVAHGKLQLALPWEKVKAMSNLSLMRTVESWLRKERDEDRKRRRERKEKGLPEHDKSVEGSRVVGDPARSAVRVMNNGWAAGRLHSTIAGEENFFFSSNRVLRQ, from the exons atggCGGAGCAGAACGGAAAGGCTGCCACCGGCGGTGCGGCCGTGGTGGTGGAGGTCAATAACCTACGGTTCACCTACCCCGGGATCGACGGGCATCCGCCGCCGGGTTCAAAGCCCATCATCGATgacttctccctctcccttcgcGCTGGAGACCGCTGCCTCCTTGTCGGATCCAATGGAGCAG GGAAGACGACGATACTGAAGATATTAGGGGGGAAGCACATGGTGGAGCCGGAGATGGTTCGGGTGTTGGGGCGGTCGGCCTTCCACGACACCGCTCTCACCTCGTCTGGCGATCTTTCCTACCTGGGTGGAGAG TGGAGGCGAGATGTTGCTTTTGCTGGTTTTGAGGTCACGATACAGATGGATGTTTCGGCTCAGAAGATGATATATGGAGTTTCTGGCATTGATCCTCAAAGGAGAGAGGAATGATTAAG ATTATTGGTCATTGTTACTTTAGGTTTTAGATATTGATCTTCATGGAGAATGCATAAAGCATCAGATGGTCAAAGAAGACGAGTTCAAATTTGCATGGGCCTTCTTAGACCATTTAAG GTCCTTCTTCTGGATGAGATTACTGTTGACCTAGATGTTCTGGCAAGGGCcaatcttttgagatatcttaagaaggAATGTGCAGAACGAGGAGCAACAATTATTTATGCAACGCATATTTTTGATGGTCTTGAAGATTGGCCATCACATATT GTATATGTTGCACATGGAAAATTGCAGTTGGCATTGCCTTGGGAAAAAGTGAAAGCAATGAGTAATTTATCTCTAATG AGAACAGTGGAAAGTTGGCTTAGGAAAGAGAGGGATGAGGATAGGAAGAGAAGAAGGGAAAGGAAGGAGAAAGGTCTTCCAGAACATGATAAGTCAGTTGAAGGCAGCAGGGTTGTAGGAGACCCTGCTCGAAGTGCAGTTCGAGTTATGAACAATGGTTGGGCTGCTGGGAGACTGCATTCCACCATAGCAGGCGAGGAAAATTTCTTCTTCAGTTCAAATCGTGTTCTCAGGCAATGA